A region of the Acinetobacter defluvii genome:
ATTGGCAGTGAGTTTGCACCACAATTGAGTGAAGGCGATTTTGCAGTACAACAAATGCGTTCACCGAGCACAGGGCTAGAGCAGTCTTTGCGGATGCAAGAAAATACGGAGAAATTGCTGCTGAAAAATTTCCCTGAAATTAAAGCAATTTTTGCTCGCACAGGCACGGCGGAAGTGGCAACAGATGTGATGCCACCCAATATTTCCGATGCAGTTTTATTGCTAAAAGCTCGTGAAGAATGGACAAATCCAAAAGAAAGCATTGATGATTTACGCCAACGAATGATTGCATTTTTAGAAACCTTACCTGGAAATAACAGTGAATTTTCACAACCAATCGAGTTACGATTTAATGAGTTAATTTCAGGTGTGCGTAGTGATGTCGGGATTAAAATTTTTGGCGATGATATGGCAGTCTTAAACCAAGAAGCCAATCGCATTGCACAAAAAGTTCGTGCGATTTCAGGTGCAACAGCAGTCAATGTCGAACAAACCAATGGTTTACCTTTACTAAATGTCGATGTGGATAAAGCCAAAGCTGCACAATATGGTTTGTCAGTGAAACAGATTCAAGACTTGGTTGCTATGAGTATGGGTGGACAAAGTGTAGGCAGTATTTTAGAGGGTGACAAACGTTTTGATTTTGTGATTCGTTTAGATGAAGCTCAACGCACACCTGAGCAATTGGTGACATTACCCATTCAACTTGCCAATGGTGGTTTGATTCAACTACAAGATGTTGCCAAAGTTGAGAATATTTTAGGAATCAATCAAGTCAGCCGTGAAAATGCCAAACGTCGTGTAGTCGTCACTGCCAATGTGGAAGGGCGTGATTTGGGTTCTTTTGTTAATGAATTGCAAAACACTTTAGCCAAAGAAACTTTACCAAGTGGTTATTGGTTAGATTATGGTGGTCAGTTTGAAAATCTGATGTCAGCCAAAGCACGTATGCAATTGGTGATACCATTGGCATTGATTACGATTTTTATTTTATTGATGGCGGTATTCCATAACCTGAAAGAAAGCTTATTGGTGTTTTCAGGTGTCCCTTTTGCACTGTGTGGTGGGTTGGTTGCGCTTTGGTTGCGAGAGATACCATTGTCTATGTCAGCAGGTGTAGGTTTTATCGCCTTATCAGGTGTAGCTGTATTAAATGGTTTGGTGATGCTGACGTTTATTAAAGAATTACGTCAGCAGTTCGATATTCACTATGCCACTTGGCAAGGTGCAGTGATGCGTTTGCGTCCTGTGTTGATGACTGCGTGTGTGGCATCTTTAGGTTTTGTACCTATGGCTTTAGCAACAGGAACAGGTGCAGAAGTGCAACGACCATTAGCAACAGTGGTCGTCGGTGGAATTTTATCCTCTACGGCATTAACGTTGTTGTTATTACCTGTTATTTACCGTTGGATGAATGAAAAGTCCCAGTAAAACATTAAAAAAGCGGTCTAATATTAGACCGCTTTTTATGGGGAGTTTTTAAAAATTAGTGATTTTCAGACGCATGGTTAATGGTGTATTTCGGAATTTCAATTTCCATGTCTTCATCGGTGATTTTAACTTGGCAAGATAAGCGAGAATCAGGTTCTAAGCCCCAAGCACGATCCAGTAGATCCGCTTCAATATCATCCATTTCTTCAAGCTCATCAAAACCTTTGCGTACAACAACATGACAAGTTGTACACGCTTTTGACATATCACATGCATGCTCAATTTTGATGCCATTGTCCAAAAGACTTTGGCAAAGGTTGCTATTCGCTTCAACTTCAAACTCAGCACCATTTGGGCAAATTGTTGCATGAGGTAGTACTTTAATACGTGGCATAGTCTTTACCTATAAATTAGTTTGAGTTTGACCAATCATCAAGTTTTGTGCCTTTGAGCGCTTGATCAATATGTTGATTCATGCGTTCAGCAGCAAAAGCATCACTGTACGTTTTTAATTTTTCCACAGCATCTTCAATGGCTTGAATATCATTTGTAGTCAGTTGGGTGCTTAAATGAACTTTGGCTTGATTTAGTGCATTTAACTGTTCAGTCGTGAGTAACTGCGCATCCACTTTAAGGGCTTGCTCTAAAGCTTCCAATTCACGTTGTGCTTCAACTTTAGTTTCATGCAAATGACGTAAATGTTTATCTTCTTCGGCAAATTTATAGCCATCTAACAACAAACGTTCAGTATCTGTATCGGATAAGCCATAAGATGGTTTGATGTCGATTTCAGCATGTACACCTGAAGTTGTTTCTTTGGCAGACACAGTGAGTAGACCATCTGCATCGACCTGAAAAGTCACTTCAATACGTGCTTGACCAGCAGTCATCGGTGGAATACCACGCAGAACAAAACGTCCAAGGCTACGACAATGTTCAACCAAATCACGCTCACCTTGTACCACATGGATCAACATCGCAGTTTGCCCATCTTGATAAGTGGTGAATTCTTGACGGCGTGCTACAGGAAT
Encoded here:
- the fdx gene encoding ISC system 2Fe-2S type ferredoxin; amino-acid sequence: MPRIKVLPHATICPNGAEFEVEANSNLCQSLLDNGIKIEHACDMSKACTTCHVVVRKGFDELEEMDDIEADLLDRAWGLEPDSRLSCQVKITDEDMEIEIPKYTINHASENH